One Jeotgalicoccus saudimassiliensis DNA window includes the following coding sequences:
- a CDS encoding thymidine kinase, which translates to MAKLYYRYGTMQSNKSNQIITTHHQYTTQGKRCLAYTTPIDSRSGHKKIKSRVGLELDAEYITDDIFVRVKQEHDKEKVYAVLVDEAQFLSKKDIHNLSDIPDLLGIPVIAFGLKTDFRNELFEGSRVLLELADAIDELKTVCQYCNKKATLNMRLRNGVPINVGESIQIGDEEYVPVCRKCYKERLELV; encoded by the coding sequence ATGGCAAAACTCTACTATCGCTACGGTACAATGCAAAGTAACAAGAGCAACCAGATTATTACAACACATCATCAATATACGACTCAGGGGAAACGCTGCCTGGCTTACACAACACCGATTGATTCAAGAAGCGGGCATAAAAAAATTAAGTCCAGAGTCGGTCTTGAACTTGACGCTGAATATATAACAGATGATATTTTCGTCAGAGTAAAACAGGAACACGATAAAGAAAAAGTATATGCTGTTCTCGTCGATGAAGCACAATTCTTATCGAAGAAAGATATTCATAATTTAAGTGATATTCCGGACCTTCTCGGTATTCCTGTAATTGCTTTCGGCTTAAAGACGGATTTCAGAAATGAACTGTTCGAAGGCAGCCGCGTTTTACTTGAACTGGCTGATGCTATCGATGAGCTGAAAACAGTATGCCAGTACTGCAATAAAAAAGCGACTCTTAATATGAGACTCCGTAACGGCGTTCCGATTAACGTTGGAGAATCTATACAGATCGGCGACGAGGAATACGTTCCCGTATGCCGCAAATGCTATAAAGAACGTCTGGAACTGGTATAG
- a CDS encoding S66 family peptidase, protein MIKPGKLQRGDTVALISLSSGLAGEEDIRWRTEQGIERLENVFGLKVKVMPHALKGLDYVYNHPEKRAEDLNDALRDDSVKAIICAIGGNETVRILPFIDTEALKNNPKIFTGYSDTTTNHLFFYKYGISTSYGPALLTDFAENIAMDDYTVDSIKKTWFSAEPIGEINTSPHIRKIGLSWNVKNKNTERPKDNNPGYESIGGSGKGRGHLIGGCLEVFNNLRGTKYFPELNNFKNAILFFETSECYLDPEIFEDYLRAMSVIGIFKHINGIVIGRPQDGRYYTEYKEAWRRILTETGRSDLPVLYNASFGHNEPKCIIPYGLEAEIDTDNLTFKILESAVTN, encoded by the coding sequence ATGATTAAACCCGGTAAATTACAGCGCGGTGATACGGTTGCACTCATCTCATTATCGAGTGGACTCGCAGGCGAAGAAGATATACGATGGAGAACTGAACAGGGAATCGAACGGCTGGAAAATGTTTTCGGCTTAAAAGTGAAAGTAATGCCCCATGCTTTGAAGGGCCTTGATTACGTTTATAACCACCCTGAGAAAAGGGCTGAGGATTTAAATGACGCTTTAAGAGATGATTCTGTTAAGGCCATCATCTGTGCAATCGGCGGCAATGAAACTGTACGTATTCTGCCATTTATAGACACTGAGGCACTTAAAAATAATCCAAAGATATTCACAGGTTATTCCGATACTACAACGAATCATCTATTCTTTTACAAATATGGCATATCGACTAGTTACGGTCCTGCTCTGTTAACCGATTTTGCTGAGAATATCGCAATGGATGATTATACTGTCGATTCAATTAAAAAAACATGGTTTTCAGCGGAACCTATAGGCGAGATTAATACCTCTCCGCATATTAGAAAAATCGGGCTCAGCTGGAATGTTAAAAATAAAAATACCGAACGTCCAAAAGACAATAATCCTGGCTATGAAAGCATCGGAGGTTCTGGTAAAGGCCGCGGACATTTAATCGGCGGCTGCCTGGAAGTCTTTAACAATTTGCGCGGCACTAAGTATTTTCCTGAATTAAATAATTTTAAAAATGCCATACTGTTCTTTGAAACATCTGAATGTTATCTCGACCCCGAAATATTTGAAGATTATTTGCGCGCTATGTCTGTTATCGGCATATTTAAACATATAAACGGTATTGTTATCGGTCGACCTCAGGATGGACGATATTATACTGAATACAAAGAGGCATGGCGGCGTATACTCACTGAAACTGGACGAAGTGACCTGCCGGTGCTGTATAACGCAAGCTTTGGTCACAATGAACCGAAATGCATTATTCCATATGGTCTCGAGGCTGAAATAGATACTGACAATCTCACCTTTAAAATATTAGAAAGCGCCGTGACAAACTAA
- a CDS encoding heavy metal translocating P-type ATPase, with protein MIRFIFKQENKITLIAFILIAAGLILRFSGYTDAGNAALIGATIIAMLPIGIKAYQAVRMKLFSIELLVTIAVIGALFIGEYVESSIVTFLFLFGSYLEARTLERTRTSIKELTEMAPQEANLILADGSRKVIDVDDVEVGSRIAILPGGMIPVDGKVLSGEAEVNEAAVSGESVPVLKINGDQVLSGTILDSGYLEMEAEKVGDDTTFSKIIELVEEAQDSKSNAERFLDRFAQYYTPGVLVLSVIVWFITRDLHLAITFLVIACPGALVIGAPVSNVAGIGNGAKNGSLIKGGEVIEKLSKVDTLVFDKTGTLTKGRPEVTDFKVFEGDEIELTGLIGKLETASEHHLGRAVVEYAEKTADLSAYTMQQASGVKGRGIEGDINNHSIIAGNRKMLLENGIDIPDNIEAYALEREKKGNTAVFAAIDSKLAAVISIADKIRDDAKEALETMRDNGIKHIVMLTGDNRHTAAAVAAELGIDEVHAELLPEDKVTHVKRLKEEGRIISMAGDGINDAPAIATADVGLAMGKGGTDISMETADVVLMADKLSQYAHALSLSKGTMRNMKQNIIIALVTVALLLVGVLMGGVNLAIGMFAHEASVLIVILNAMRLIKFKP; from the coding sequence ATGATTAGGTTTATATTTAAACAGGAAAATAAAATTACTCTTATTGCATTTATTTTAATAGCAGCGGGTCTTATATTAAGATTCTCCGGCTATACTGATGCAGGAAACGCTGCATTAATCGGAGCCACAATTATCGCTATGCTGCCAATTGGTATTAAGGCATATCAGGCGGTTCGGATGAAACTTTTCAGCATTGAACTGCTGGTAACCATCGCCGTTATAGGGGCGTTGTTTATCGGTGAATATGTTGAGTCATCCATTGTTACATTTTTATTCCTGTTCGGGAGTTACTTGGAAGCGAGAACGCTTGAAAGAACCCGTACTTCAATTAAGGAACTGACAGAGATGGCACCGCAGGAGGCTAATTTAATACTTGCAGACGGCAGTCGGAAAGTCATTGATGTAGATGATGTGGAAGTCGGCAGCAGAATAGCGATACTGCCCGGGGGAATGATTCCTGTAGATGGTAAAGTATTGAGCGGTGAAGCAGAGGTCAATGAAGCTGCTGTCAGCGGGGAATCGGTGCCAGTATTAAAAATTAACGGTGATCAGGTTCTGAGCGGAACAATTCTGGATTCCGGATATTTGGAAATGGAAGCGGAAAAAGTAGGAGACGATACGACGTTTTCTAAAATTATAGAACTTGTTGAAGAAGCTCAGGACAGTAAGTCAAATGCAGAACGATTTCTCGACAGATTTGCACAGTACTACACTCCCGGAGTTTTAGTACTGTCGGTAATCGTCTGGTTCATTACGAGAGACCTTCATCTTGCAATTACATTTCTTGTTATCGCATGTCCGGGAGCTCTGGTTATCGGTGCACCGGTTTCAAACGTGGCCGGCATCGGAAACGGTGCAAAAAACGGCTCGCTTATTAAAGGCGGAGAAGTTATTGAGAAACTGTCCAAAGTCGATACACTGGTTTTTGATAAAACAGGTACATTAACGAAAGGTCGTCCGGAAGTTACGGACTTTAAAGTGTTTGAAGGAGACGAGATCGAACTTACCGGTTTGATAGGGAAGCTTGAAACTGCATCGGAACATCACCTCGGGAGAGCTGTAGTTGAGTATGCAGAGAAAACGGCAGATCTTTCAGCTTATACAATGCAGCAGGCATCCGGAGTTAAGGGACGAGGTATCGAAGGAGATATAAATAATCATTCAATTATTGCAGGAAACAGAAAGATGTTATTGGAAAACGGTATTGATATACCGGACAATATTGAGGCTTATGCACTTGAACGGGAAAAGAAAGGAAACACTGCAGTATTTGCAGCGATAGATTCGAAGCTTGCAGCGGTAATATCTATTGCCGATAAAATCCGGGATGATGCAAAAGAAGCTCTGGAAACGATGCGTGACAACGGCATTAAACACATCGTTATGCTGACAGGTGATAACCGTCATACAGCTGCAGCAGTCGCAGCCGAACTCGGCATTGATGAGGTCCATGCGGAACTGCTGCCGGAAGATAAAGTAACGCACGTGAAACGCCTTAAAGAGGAAGGCAGAATAATCTCTATGGCAGGAGACGGTATTAACGATGCACCAGCTATTGCAACCGCAGATGTTGGACTTGCGATGGGTAAAGGCGGTACGGATATTTCGATGGAAACTGCTGATGTAGTATTAATGGCAGATAAACTTTCACAGTATGCGCATGCATTATCTTTATCAAAAGGAACGATGCGCAACATGAAGCAGAACATCATTATTGCACTCGTTACAGTAGCGTTACTTCTTGTCGGTGTTTTGATGGGCGGCGTTAACCTGGCGATTGGAATGTTTGCCCATGAAGCGAGTGTCCTGATTGTTATACTCAACGCGATGAGATTAATAAAATTTAAACCGTAA
- a CDS encoding iron-hydroxamate ABC transporter substrate-binding protein — protein sequence MKKFLSFTLALALSVILGACSSEEPAGEESSKEETITYESEFGPVEVPENPERIVALAYAPNLHALDIEMSGVDQWSKNNPLFEEDLEGVAEVTEAEPESILAENPDLIIAGANMENLEELEKIAPTVTYTWGKLNYLEQQIEIGKLVGKEDETRAWAEDFEKRAADIGSKIKEKHGEDTTVTVIETDGKGFYLFGEAWGRGTEILYQAMDLKMPENVQKAVSSDGYYEISQEVLAEYAGDYIVLSRGEETDMSFTDSEVWQSIPAVQNDNVIEIDTAASSYSDPTTLEYLLEIYSKGLME from the coding sequence ATGAAGAAATTTTTAAGTTTTACACTTGCGCTGGCTCTGTCAGTAATACTCGGGGCATGCAGTTCAGAAGAACCTGCCGGTGAAGAATCATCAAAGGAAGAAACTATTACATATGAATCTGAATTCGGTCCTGTAGAAGTTCCGGAAAACCCGGAACGCATTGTTGCTTTAGCCTACGCCCCAAACCTTCATGCCCTCGATATTGAAATGTCAGGTGTTGATCAGTGGTCTAAAAATAATCCACTGTTCGAAGAAGACCTGGAAGGTGTTGCCGAGGTGACTGAAGCTGAACCAGAGAGTATCTTAGCTGAAAATCCTGATTTAATTATTGCAGGAGCCAACATGGAAAATCTGGAAGAGCTTGAGAAAATCGCACCAACCGTGACTTATACTTGGGGAAAATTAAATTATCTCGAACAGCAAATTGAGATAGGTAAACTCGTTGGTAAAGAAGATGAAACCCGTGCATGGGCAGAAGACTTTGAGAAACGTGCTGCAGATATCGGCAGTAAGATTAAAGAGAAGCACGGTGAAGATACTACCGTTACAGTGATTGAGACTGATGGCAAAGGATTTTATTTATTTGGCGAAGCATGGGGAAGAGGAACTGAAATTTTGTACCAGGCAATGGATTTAAAGATGCCTGAAAATGTACAGAAAGCTGTCTCATCTGATGGATATTATGAAATTTCACAAGAAGTCTTGGCAGAATATGCGGGTGACTACATTGTATTAAGCCGCGGTGAAGAGACGGACATGTCATTTACTGACAGTGAAGTATGGCAGTCGATACCCGCTGTACAAAATGACAATGTTATTGAAATTGATACTGCAGCATCCAGCTACAGCGATCCAACAACATTGGAATACCTGCTTGAAATATACAGCAAAGGTTTAATGGAATAA
- a CDS encoding Crp/Fnr family transcriptional regulator, with translation MELQGHERCVSRVPIFSHLEMDELEEVFQRINHQNMKKGEYLFMAGDRSSSLFVIHKGKVRIYRLNDNGEEQLIRVLSHSDFTGELSLFSADEESKSYAEVLEDAEVCRINREDIYGLMQKYPDISIKIIESFAERLNDSESLTTNISLLNSREKLIEYIRTHTKNDKLILTMTKKNLASYLSMQPETLTRTFKKLENEGIIKKINNKTYDIL, from the coding sequence ATGGAATTACAGGGACATGAACGGTGCGTCAGCAGAGTTCCGATTTTCAGCCACCTTGAAATGGATGAACTGGAAGAAGTGTTTCAGAGAATTAATCATCAGAACATGAAAAAAGGCGAGTATCTTTTTATGGCCGGTGACCGGTCTTCTTCATTATTTGTCATACATAAAGGCAAGGTGAGAATCTACCGTTTAAATGACAATGGCGAGGAACAGTTAATCAGAGTGCTGAGTCACAGTGACTTTACCGGAGAACTTTCATTGTTCAGTGCCGATGAAGAGAGCAAGTCCTACGCTGAAGTGCTGGAAGATGCAGAAGTCTGCCGCATTAACCGCGAGGATATTTACGGACTGATGCAGAAATACCCCGATATCAGTATTAAAATCATTGAAAGCTTTGCAGAAAGACTGAATGATTCCGAATCTCTGACTACTAATATTTCACTGTTAAACAGCAGAGAAAAATTGATTGAATACATTCGTACACATACAAAGAACGATAAACTCATATTAACTATGACAAAAAAGAATCTTGCTTCATATCTGAGCATGCAGCCGGAGACACTGACAAGAACGTTCAAGAAGCTGGAAAATGAGGGTATCATTAAGAAAATTAATAATAAGACCTACGATATTCTATAG
- the mgtE gene encoding magnesium transporter → MVQNLNQLVHSVTYTIQQQDKEAFFENIKDLQKYDLTRIFIKLSSDEQEIFLEFISIPLLADLLSELDGKNQLAVIKTLDWKKVSLSVTEMNNDDLVSMLSQLGAEKSAEVLSYLDKALSADIENILAYPPETAGRIMNNQMVWINQSYTVREAVDKLKHFAELAEYLNYLYVIDDDKRLVGIVSYRELLLADMQTEIADIMQTRILKVDALMDQEEVARMIQRYDFVTIPVVDEHEKLLGIVTIDDILDVVYQEAEEDIEKFSASGKSIDFNTKPVTAAKRRLAWLILLLFIGIVSGSIIASFEETLEEVVALAFFMPMVAGMTGNTGTQSLAVVIRGLAKEKINTKQVINLLVRELKVGIYIGLTCGLLIFIIAYLWQNSLILGMVIGVSLLCTLIIGTIAGTVIPLILNKLNVDPAVASGPLITTINDILSLLIYFGIATAFLSYLM, encoded by the coding sequence ATGGTTCAAAATTTAAATCAGCTTGTTCACAGCGTTACATATACTATTCAGCAACAGGACAAGGAAGCATTTTTTGAGAATATAAAAGATTTACAGAAATATGATTTAACACGTATTTTTATAAAACTTTCTTCCGATGAACAAGAAATATTTCTTGAGTTTATTTCAATTCCTCTGCTGGCAGATCTATTGTCTGAGCTCGATGGGAAAAACCAGCTTGCAGTAATTAAAACCTTGGACTGGAAAAAAGTTTCTCTGTCAGTGACTGAGATGAACAATGATGATCTCGTATCCATGCTGAGCCAGCTGGGAGCAGAAAAGTCTGCAGAAGTGCTGTCATATTTAGATAAAGCGCTCTCTGCCGATATTGAAAATATTTTGGCTTATCCGCCGGAAACAGCCGGAAGAATAATGAACAACCAGATGGTTTGGATTAATCAATCTTATACGGTTCGTGAAGCGGTCGATAAATTGAAACATTTTGCAGAACTCGCCGAGTACTTAAACTATCTGTATGTCATTGATGACGATAAAAGACTTGTAGGAATAGTATCTTACCGGGAACTGCTGCTTGCAGATATGCAGACGGAAATTGCAGATATTATGCAGACAAGGATTTTAAAAGTTGATGCCTTAATGGATCAGGAAGAAGTAGCAAGAATGATTCAGCGTTATGACTTTGTGACGATTCCAGTCGTTGATGAACATGAAAAACTGCTCGGTATTGTTACGATTGACGATATTTTGGATGTCGTGTATCAGGAAGCTGAAGAAGATATTGAAAAGTTTTCTGCATCGGGAAAATCAATAGATTTCAATACCAAGCCTGTCACTGCAGCAAAAAGAAGATTAGCTTGGCTGATACTTCTGCTGTTTATCGGTATCGTTTCCGGCAGTATTATTGCAAGCTTTGAAGAAACACTGGAAGAAGTCGTTGCATTAGCATTCTTTATGCCGATGGTCGCAGGTATGACAGGTAATACTGGAACCCAGTCACTGGCTGTAGTCATCAGAGGACTGGCTAAAGAAAAAATCAATACAAAACAGGTCATAAATCTTTTAGTAAGAGAGTTAAAGGTAGGTATATATATCGGTCTCACATGCGGACTGCTTATATTTATCATTGCCTACCTGTGGCAGAACAGTCTGATATTAGGAATGGTTATAGGTGTATCATTATTGTGTACTTTAATCATAGGAACAATTGCGGGAACAGTTATACCGCTTATTTTAAATAAATTAAATGTTGACCCGGCAGTGGCTTCAGGTCCATTGATTACAACCATTAATGATATATTGTCACTGTTAATTTATTTTGGAATTGCAACAGCATTTTTATCATATTTAATGTGA
- a CDS encoding zinc ribbon domain-containing protein YjdM, which produces MTTPLPNCPSCNSEYTYEDGPLLICPMCAHEWTSESAEEEALAALVKDSNGNVLNDGDAVTVIKDLKIKGSSNVIKQGTKVKGIRLVDPEDGHDIDCKIPGIGQMNLKSEFVKKID; this is translated from the coding sequence ATGACAACACCATTACCAAATTGTCCGAGCTGCAATTCGGAATATACTTATGAGGACGGCCCTTTGTTAATTTGTCCGATGTGTGCGCATGAATGGACGAGTGAGTCAGCTGAAGAAGAAGCGCTGGCAGCACTTGTTAAAGATTCGAACGGCAACGTATTAAATGACGGAGATGCCGTGACGGTAATTAAGGATTTAAAAATTAAAGGTTCGTCCAATGTAATCAAGCAGGGAACGAAAGTTAAAGGTATCAGACTTGTTGATCCGGAAGATGGTCATGACATTGATTGTAAAATACCGGGTATCGGCCAGATGAATCTGAAGTCTGAATTTGTGAAGAAAATAGATTAA
- a CDS encoding diaminopropionate ammonia-lyase — MKITNNVFKSTSFENPLFNNFSADVLTEILNFHQTVPGYKETPLYSLNDFSSSTGIGNVYIKDESHRFGLNAFKGLGSIYSAAGYLKERHSIEFSTLDELLAQLQDKTPETFVTATDGNHGKGIAWAAQLLKQRALVYMPKNTRESRVEAIEALGGEVTVTELNYDDTVRYASNIAHENNWQLMQDTSWDGYEDIPLKIMQGYSAIISEIRVQLKDDFNELTHVFLQAGVGSFAGAMAASLIQSMDHTNIKIVIVEPDNASCLYKSAEHTSGKPQNAGGDLQTIMAGLSCGEPSTQGWSILKDSAEAFIHCGDEISQKGMRKLGYPAGKDEKIISGESGSVTIGTLHEIMTNNDLKNVKEQLGLNKKSRVLLINTEGDTDPENYERVMNDCHGINEK; from the coding sequence ATGAAGATTACCAATAATGTTTTTAAAAGCACTTCTTTTGAAAATCCGCTTTTTAATAACTTCTCTGCAGATGTACTGACTGAAATTTTAAACTTTCACCAAACAGTACCCGGATATAAAGAAACACCCCTTTACAGTTTAAATGACTTCAGCAGCAGTACCGGCATTGGCAATGTTTATATTAAAGATGAATCACATCGTTTTGGTTTAAATGCATTTAAAGGACTGGGCAGTATTTATTCTGCTGCAGGGTATTTAAAAGAACGTCACAGCATTGAATTTTCAACTCTCGATGAACTGCTTGCTCAGCTGCAAGATAAAACACCAGAAACTTTTGTTACTGCAACTGACGGGAATCACGGTAAGGGAATTGCCTGGGCTGCACAGTTGCTTAAGCAGCGGGCACTTGTTTATATGCCTAAAAATACAAGAGAATCACGCGTCGAAGCAATTGAAGCATTAGGCGGTGAAGTGACTGTTACCGAGCTGAATTACGATGATACTGTCCGTTATGCAAGCAATATAGCGCATGAAAATAACTGGCAGCTTATGCAGGACACTTCATGGGATGGTTATGAGGATATTCCTTTAAAAATAATGCAGGGGTATTCAGCGATTATTTCGGAAATCAGAGTTCAGCTTAAAGACGACTTTAACGAACTGACACATGTATTTCTGCAGGCAGGTGTCGGCTCATTCGCAGGTGCCATGGCAGCTTCACTAATTCAATCTATGGATCATACAAATATTAAAATAGTGATTGTCGAACCGGATAATGCTTCTTGTTTATATAAATCTGCAGAACATACCAGCGGTAAACCGCAGAACGCCGGCGGTGACCTTCAAACTATAATGGCAGGATTATCTTGCGGAGAACCCAGTACACAGGGCTGGAGTATTTTAAAAGATTCAGCGGAAGCCTTCATACATTGCGGTGATGAGATCAGCCAAAAAGGTATGAGAAAACTTGGTTATCCGGCCGGCAAAGATGAGAAAATTATATCCGGAGAATCCGGCAGTGTGACCATTGGAACTTTACATGAAATCATGACAAATAATGATTTGAAAAATGTAAAAGAACAGCTTGGATTAAATAAAAAATCACGTGTTCTTCTAATCAATACCGAAGGTGATACAGATCCGGAAAACTACGAGAGAGTAATGAATGATTGTCATGGCATAAATGAAAAATAA
- a CDS encoding phosphatase PAP2 family protein, translating into MTKKLLITGISFLILYIFIAVSVMTASGWVNHLDLYFIEAIQSTVTDSRAAVILVMTEIGGTEAIVVLTLIVTVSLFIKKMYTAALWFGLTISLSPGVLVHLMKPVIGRERPEFLRLAAESTYSFPSGHSTASTVFYGMLGLILILSVQKLWKKIIIAFITVTIILFVMASRIYLGVHFPTDVLAGFSFGAATVLLSLSLYHLALPKFSQWLRSKDITDKSLSLFQ; encoded by the coding sequence ATGACAAAAAAATTGCTTATTACAGGGATATCATTTTTAATACTGTACATCTTCATTGCTGTCAGTGTCATGACTGCCAGCGGTTGGGTAAACCATCTTGATCTTTACTTTATCGAAGCCATACAGAGTACTGTCACTGACTCAAGGGCAGCGGTCATCCTAGTGATGACAGAAATCGGCGGAACCGAGGCAATTGTTGTCCTGACCTTGATTGTTACTGTGTCATTGTTTATTAAAAAAATGTATACAGCTGCCCTTTGGTTTGGCCTGACTATTTCACTCAGTCCGGGTGTTCTCGTACATTTAATGAAACCTGTTATAGGCAGAGAACGTCCTGAATTTCTAAGACTAGCTGCAGAGTCCACATACAGCTTTCCGAGCGGTCATTCAACCGCTTCAACTGTTTTTTACGGCATGCTTGGTCTGATACTGATTCTGTCAGTTCAAAAATTATGGAAGAAGATTATTATCGCTTTTATAACAGTTACAATTATTTTATTTGTGATGGCTTCCAGAATATATCTCGGCGTGCATTTCCCAACAGATGTACTCGCAGGATTCTCTTTCGGGGCGGCAACTGTGCTATTGTCACTCAGCTTATATCATCTGGCACTTCCAAAATTCAGCCAGTGGCTTCGTAGTAAAGATATTACTGATAAAAGTCTGTCATTATTCCAATAA
- a CDS encoding heavy-metal-associated domain-containing protein yields the protein MNKVTMQLETLSCPTCIKKIEGALTKTDGVESAKLLFNASKAKAEYDPEKVTAAELKNVVEKLGYEVLKVKEA from the coding sequence ATGAATAAAGTAACAATGCAACTTGAAACATTGAGTTGTCCTACATGCATTAAGAAAATAGAAGGTGCACTGACGAAAACAGACGGTGTAGAATCAGCTAAGCTGCTATTTAATGCGAGCAAAGCGAAAGCGGAATACGATCCGGAGAAAGTAACAGCAGCAGAACTTAAAAATGTCGTTGAGAAACTGGGCTATGAAGTACTGAAAGTAAAAGAAGCATAA
- a CDS encoding DUF1232 domain-containing protein: MERQNRLYQFMKNEMDKRSMSLRRFSIFVNIDHATLSKIMNGKRQVNLNHLQKLSESLSVDFDFLLELAGYGKPVKDDLEQTWEAVQKIAEELTDVNESISFERVNQEISNFETYSQTAAGQEKIVAEFDTKMKETAGIGKYVEQLKAMYAHFINGHGHTRDQILIGAALLYFIVTTDLLPDYLLPVGLLDDAFIVQAISQRLENKNILL, from the coding sequence ATGGAAAGACAGAATAGACTCTATCAGTTTATGAAAAATGAAATGGATAAGCGCAGTATGTCTCTAAGGCGCTTCAGCATTTTTGTAAATATCGACCATGCAACATTGTCTAAAATTATGAATGGCAAGCGTCAGGTAAACTTAAATCACCTTCAAAAACTATCGGAGAGTCTATCAGTGGACTTTGATTTTTTATTAGAGCTTGCGGGGTATGGGAAACCTGTTAAAGATGACCTTGAACAAACGTGGGAAGCAGTGCAGAAAATAGCAGAGGAATTGACTGACGTTAATGAAAGTATTTCATTTGAGCGTGTGAATCAGGAAATTTCGAATTTTGAAACTTACAGCCAGACAGCAGCAGGTCAAGAGAAGATAGTTGCAGAGTTTGACACTAAGATGAAAGAAACCGCGGGTATTGGTAAATATGTGGAACAGCTCAAAGCAATGTACGCTCATTTTATAAATGGACACGGTCATACCAGGGATCAAATACTTATTGGAGCAGCTTTACTTTATTTTATAGTAACAACAGATTTGCTGCCGGACTATTTATTGCCGGTCGGTTTATTGGATGATGCATTTATTGTGCAGGCGATCTCACAGCGTTTGGAAAATAAAAATATACTGCTTTAG